The Chitinophaga sp. Cy-1792 genome contains the following window.
TTTATTTTAAACTGAGGGAACAAAGGGGGAGGTGTTTACCAGAATATGTAATAGGGTACAGGAAAGTCATTTTCCCTGAATGCCTGCGGTACGGGCTGCTGAATGTTTTGTCGTGTCAGTATATTTTGCCAGGCTGCGAGTTCCCCGGGGTAGGCATCTGCAGGGCGCCATAAGGTGACCTGCGTATGCTCGTCTATCCAGTGTAATACTGTGCCCAATGCGCTGGTAAACCCTTCGGGTGTCCAGATGGCCGCCACTGCAATCGTTTCGTTGGAAAAAAGCCATATCTGTTGTTTACCGATGACTCCCGTCAACGGATGTACGATATAAGCCGGGTACCATTCCCGGTACGATAACCTGGAGACGTCGCAGTCGTTAGCTTTCAGGTAGTTTGTTGTCCAGCTGTCGCGGGGTTCTTCACGCAGATGCGCGGTATAATTTTCTATTCTGTGGATCTCATCTTTAAGCTGATGGTGGATTTTTTTTCCTGCCCTGGTAAGATGGCCGGTAAATGCATAGGTTCGGGTTAGTGCTACACTTATATTTATTTTTTATGTAGATGAACAAATACTGTTGTTTATCTACATAAAAAATAAATATACAATATGTTTACCTAAGCGCCTGATATCCGTCATTTCTTTTTCACGTACGCTGTCTGTAAATACGCATGGCTATAACATAAGCTACCAGCATGATACCGATACACCAGGCGAGGGCCACCCATATCTGCTGACCCACAGGCTGCTGGTACAGCAAGGCACGGATCGTTTCTACGATGGGCGTTACCGGTTGATGTTCTGCAAAGGCCCTCACAGGTGCAGGCATTGTTTTTACTGGTACAAAGGCGGAGCTGATCAATGGTAAAAAATGAATGGGATAAGCGATGGCAATAGCGCCATCCATCGTTTTTGCTGATAAGCCAGGAATGGCCGCTATCCAGGTAAGCATCAGTATAAACAACGTAAGAATGCCGGCTATGGCCAACCACGCGAGTATCCCTGCTGAAGAACGGAATCCCATCACCAGCGCCACCAGCACGATCACCACCAGCGACAGTATATTGGATATTACCGAAGTTAATACATGCCCCCAGAGTGCGGCAGAACGGGCAACCGGCATAGTATGAAAGCGCTCAAATATCCCACGCTGAACATCGTTGAATAACCGGTACGACGTATAGCCTGCACTGTTAGCAATGGCGATTAACAGGATACCAGGTAATAAATAATTGACGTACTTATCAGTGCCCGCGTTAATAGCGCCACCCAGTACATAAACAAACAGCAGCATCAGTGCTACGGGCATCAGCGTAACGGTGATAACCGTATCCAGACTGCGAAATACATGTCGCATGGAACGACCCAGCATGACACGCATATCCGTGAAAAAATAGGTTTTTACAGTTTCCATTTGATTTATTTTTTTGTACTGACAAGCGAAAGAAATATTTCTTCAAGGGTAGGTTGTTGCTCGATATATTGAATTTTGACAGGGGGGAACAACTTTTTCAGGGCCTCCAGGGTACCTGTTGCAATGATGCTGCCACCATGCAGTATCGCAATCATATCTGCCAGCTGCTCTGCTTCTTCCAGGTACTGCGTTGTCAGGAATACAGTGGTGCCGGCAGTGGCAAGCCCTTTTATGATATCCCATACCACAATCCTGGCTTCAGGGTCAAGGCCGGTGGTTGGCTCATCAAGGAAAATAAGCGGCGGATTACCGATCAGACTCATGGCAATATCCAGTCGCCTGCGCATGCCACCGGAATAATTGGCTGCCTTTCTGTTGGCTGCATCCGTTAATCCGAACCGCTGCAATAAATCACTCGCAATCTGCTGCGGTTGCGGTAAATGGCGTAGCCGTGCTATCATCACCAGGTTTTCCCGGCCGGTTAAAATCTCGTCGATGGCGGCAAACTGACCAGTAAGACTAATAGACTGTCGTACCTGATCCGGCTGCGTTACTACATCGAAACCATTGACCATGGCGGTGCCGCTATCCGGCTGCAATAAGGTGCTGAGAATTTTTATAATCGTCGTTTTGCCGGCACCGTTAGGTCCCAATAACGCGAATATGTTACCGGATTGTACCTGGAAGTCTACTCCGGTCAATACCGGGACGTCTTTATATGATTTTATCAGACCACTTACGGAAATGGCTATATGATTTTGTGACATATATGTATGATTATGCTGTTATCAAGGTGATACCGCTGACATCCGCCTTTCCATTCTTTAGAAATTCATAGGTCATCTTGTCTGCACGGCAGTTAACAAATCGTATAGGCTTCAACGTTCTACATTTAAAGAAAGTGTTAAGCAGCGTGGCATCCTGAAAGGTTACCCTGGAGAAATGGCTGTTCTCAAAATAACAATCCTGTACCGTACTGTTGATTACCAGGTCGGTGAGGTCGCTGCTTAAGAAGGATGTCCGCGTTAATTGAGCGTCGGTTATATCATTTTGCTGTATGGAGCTGATATTAAAAACGGTCCCGGTTAAATTGGCGCCGGAGAAGTTGCAATGCTTAATATGGCATCCTAGAAATTTAGCTGCTGAAAGGTCGCAGTTGTTAAAGCGATTCTGCATAAAGTAGGACTTCCCGATCTGGCTGTTGGAGATGTTGGAGCCGGAAAAGTCGCAGCCATCTATGGTATTACCGCTGAGTAGCAGTCCTGACAAATCTGAGCCTTCAAATTTGCAGTTTTTCATATTGGAAGAACTGAATTTTTCATGCAGGTCTTTTAGACCTGAAAAGTCAGCATCTACCCAGTTGCCCCGCGACATGTCCCAGTTCAGGGGCGTATTTTCAGTAGTGTTTTGCACAGCTGGTGCTTCAACAGTTGTAGTACTGCTGGTAGCGAATTGTTCCGAAAAATAATTCAGGTCAACGCCCAGTTGCTTTGCCAGCTGGCTGAGTGTGATAGCGTCCGGCACTGATTCGCCGCGTTCCCATTTGCCAACGGCCTGCGGACTGATAAACAGCCGTTCGGCGAGCTGTGCCTGGGAGAGGTTCATTTTCTTTCTGGCAGTGGAAATTCTATTACCTATCTTTTTGGCTTCCATAATGCTGTTTTTTTGGGTTTGTAAACGACAATACAAAGATATCCCGCCTGGAATCGATAACCGGCAAAATGCCCGCAACTCCTGGTTGTAAATCCGCTACTTCTGGCAGTTTTCTGACAACCGCTAGTTGTATGTGCTGATTTTCAACACATTTCAACTGCCCCGATTTAGCTACACCTTCACGCGATTGGGCTACAGTTCTCCGATGACCACCTCCGATCTTTGTACCATCAAAAAAGTAATAACATGCTGAAACAGGTGAAACTAGGGAGCCAGGGTTTAGTAGTTCCCGCTATAGGATTAGGTTGTATGGGGATGACCGGAATGGGAGAGATGGATATTTATGGTAAGCCGGATGAAAAGGAAGCCATCCGTACCCTCCACCGCTCCCTGGAGCTGGGAGGCAACTTCCTGGATACTGCGGACCTTTACGGGCCTTTAAAAAACGAAAGACTGATTGCCAAAGCCATCCAGGGTGGCCGGGATAAATGGATTATCGCCACCAAATTTGGCTTTGAGGTCAATGACCAGGAACAACTGACAGGCGCTGTCAACGGAAAGAAAGCATATGTAAAACTAGCCGCGGAAAGGTCGTTGAAGAACCTGGATACCGATTATATCGACCTGTATTATTTGCACCGGCTCGATACCAATACGCCTGTTGAAGAAACGGTAGCCGCCATGGGAGAACTGGTTAAGGAAGGCAAGGTGAGATATATCGGCCTTTCAGAGGTAGCATCTGCTACCATCCGCAAGGCGCATGCGGTGCATCCGCTCACCGCCGTGCAAAGTGAATATTCCCTGTTTGAAAGGGAAATAGAGCGCCTGGGCATCCTGGATACCCTGGAAGAGCTGGGCATTGGCCTGGTGGCCTATTCTCCCCTGGGACGTGGCTTTATCAGCGGCGATTTCAAAAAGCCGGAAGATATCCCTGAAACTGATTTCAGGCGGCATATTCCGCGCTTCCAGGGCGAACAGTTCTATAAAAATATAGCACTCCTGCGCCAGATCGAAGCGATGGCGGCAGAGAAACAGGTGACCACCTCGCAGCTGGCCCTCGCATGGGTAATGGCCAAAGGTCATGTGCCCATCCCCGGTACCAAGCGGGTGAAATACCTGGAGCAGAATATCGCGGCTGTCAATATCCGGCTGAACAGCGAAGAGCTGGCACTACTGGAAAGCATCATCCCCATCACTGCTGAAACCGGGGCTAGAATGAACGAAAGCGGTATGCAACAGGTAAACCTGTAATGATATACATTTGCCAGCGGCCAGATCCCCCGGATAATGGCCGCCATGCAGTAATTTTATGCTATGAAAGATCTGTCCCGCGTGGAGTTGCGTTCTATCTCCGAATACCATTCCTTTTATGGACTGGATAAGCCCATGCACCCGCTGGTGAGCGTGATTAATTATGCCGACTTCAAACAGCCGTCTGCCCTGCACCCACATAGTCTGCGCTACGGTATCTATTCTATCAACCTGAAAAAAAATTTTGACGGAAAGGTAAAATACGGGCAGCAATACTATGATTTCGATGAAGGCGTGATGACGTTCTATGCACCCTCCCAGGTGATTAACATCGAAGATGTAGGTATGAAACGACCCGATGGTTTTACATTAATCATTCACCCGGATTTTTTGCATGGCACTAACCTGATGACTAAAATACACGACTATGGCTTCTTTAGCTATGCTGCCAATGAAGCCTTGCTGTTATCTGAGCGGGAGGAACAACTGGTGGAGGGCATCTTCCTGAACCTGCAAAATGAAATCGGGGCTAACACCGACGTACATACGCACGACGTCGTATTGTCGCATATAGACTTGTTACTTAGTTACAGTAACCGTTTTTATAACCGCCAGTTTATTACAAGGAAAAGTGCCAACAATACGCTGGTGGCTAAACTGGAGGCAGTATTGCATAATTATTTTACCAGCGGCGAGGTGGTGAAATCAGGACTGCCTACTGTTCAGTACCTGGCAGCGCAGCTGAATGTGAGTGCCAGTTACCTCGGCGACATGCTGCGCTATCATACTGGTATGAATACGCAGCAACATATACAGCAGGTGATCATAGAAAGAGCGAAGGAGCTGCTGACCGCTACCAATCAGAGTGTAGCAGAAATCGCCTACCAGATTGGGTTTGAACATCCGCAGTCTTTCAATAAACTGTTTAAGAGCAAAACCAGTCTCTCTCCATTGCAATATCGGCAGACGTTTAATTAATAATTGTTAAAATGACAAATAATATTTTTACATTAGGCCTGTAAATTTTATTATTCCATATTATGAAGATGATCTGCCTTTTTTCCATCCTGCATTTTGCTGGTAGGGTTTAGGAAGATGATCACCAGATAAAGATTCCGGCCTATGCGTTCCATCATAATAAGGCGCCTGCTCCAAACCTGCTGCCTGTTGTTTATTTGTCTGCCGGCTTTCAGCCAGACCACTACCTTTACTGTTTTTGCAGATAAACCGGGAGCGGATATACAACCTACCATGTATGGGATATTTTTTGAAGACATCAATATGGGCGCAGATGGGGGCATCTATGCAGAGCTGGTAAAGAACCGGTCTTTCGAATTCAACCAGCCTTTGATGGGCTGGAAAGTAGAAGGAAAGCCGGTAGAAGGAGATATCCTGGTGCTGCACAGCACAGATTACAATAAATCAAATCCAAACTTCCTCAGGGTACATGTCGGCAACCGCCGCAAAGGTGAGCTGGGGCTCACCAACGAAGGTTTTAAAGGCATGGGTGTCCGCAAAAATATTACCTGTCATTTTTCGGCCAGGTACCGTACCGCCAACGCAGGAATCACCCTCCATGCGGAACTGGTAACGCCCGATGGAAAGTTGATCGCCAGCGCGGCAACGGCAATGTCGCCAGGTAACGGCAACTGGCAAACAACCAACATGGAGCTGCTGCCGGCGGAAGAAACACCTGCCGCCCGACTCACTATCTGGCTGGAAGGCAATGGCACGCTGGATCTGGATATGATCTCCCTGTTTCCTGCCAACACCTGGAAAAACAGGCCCAAAGGACTCAGAGCGGATATGGTGCAGCTATTGGCGGATATGAAGCCCGGTTTCCTGCGCTTCCCCGGCGGATGCATCGTGGAAGGAAAAGACCTGGCCAACCGCTTCCAGTGGAAGAAAACCGTTGGCCTCATCGAAAACCGCGAACTGATCATCAACCGCTGGAACACAGAATTCAGTCATCGCCTGACGCCTGATTATTTCCAGAGCTTCGGCCTGGGCTTCTTCGAATATTTCCAGCTGGCAGAAGACATAGGTGCCGCGCCGCTGCCCATCCTCAACTGCGGCATGGCCTGTCAGTTCAATACCGCCGAACTGGTGCCCATGGAAGAACTGCAACCTTATATCCAGGATGCCATCGACCTGGTGGAATTTGCCAATGGCCCCGCCAACAGCAGATGGGGGAAGGTCCGCGCAGATATGGGCCATCCCGAACCATTTCACCTTACCATGATCGGCGTTGGCAATGAAAACTGGGGTCCTCAGTATATTGAAAGAGCAAGGGAATTTGCCCGCCAGCTGAAAGCCGCCCACCCGGAAATAAAGCTGGTATTCAGTTCCGGTACCGACCCTGATGGCGCACGTTTCAATTTCCTCAATGATACCCTGCGTAAAATGAATGCCGACTTCATTGATGAACATTATTACCGCAGCCCTGAATGGTTCCTGGCCAATGCCAGCCGTTATGACAACTACCCGAGAACAGGCTCCAAAGTATTTGCAGGAGAATATGCCGCACATGAGCCTTCCTCTTTTGTGGGGGCCAGCCGTAATACCGCCCGTGCCGCCATTGCAGAAGCGGCATTCCTGACAGGGCTGGAAAGAAATGCAGACGTGGTGGAAATGGCTTCCTATGCACCACTGTTCGCAAATGCGGAACAATGGCAGTGGGCACCAGACCTGATATGGGTCAATCACCTGCAGGTGGTGGGAACGCCCAGCTACCAGGTACAGAAAATGTATGCACTAAACAAAGGAACGCAAACGCTGTCGCTCTTATCGGAGAACATAGCGGTGGCCGGCCAGGATAGCATCTACGCCAGCGCAGTGTATGATGCGCATACCCGGGAAATTATTGTAAAAGTGGTCAACGCCGGCGCGAAGCCAGTTACCAGGAATATAACGGTAAATACTAAACGTAAACTGGCCGGGAAAGTTGCTGTTACCACCTTGTCAGGTAATGAGCCAGATGCAGTAAATACCTTCTCGCAACAACCGGTGATGCCTGTAAACAGCGTAGTGGATATAAATAATAAGCGTATTTCCATTGAACTGCGGCCTAACTCATTTTCCATATTGAAATTCGGGACCAGGTAAGCTGGTCTCCCCCGGAAATAATTGTCTACCTGACAATAAAAATACCAATATACCCCCCTTATCAGCAGAATACCCCCCTGTTGTGGTAAGCCAGGTTAATGTAGATTGCTGATGATAACAAGGGGGGCGAATTCGTAATGCCCATTGTCTGTCAATACTTTATATCAACCAAATCAGGTACTGCTGATCTTTTATGCTTTCAATCCACGGGTATGAAAAAATTCCTGACCTACTGCTTACTGTTGATTGCCGCCTTTCTGCCAGTTGCTGCTGCCAGCAATACCAGTCATATCATTACCTACCTGGGCATGGAAAAAGGTCTGTCCAATAATGCCGTCCGCTGCATCTTCCAGGACCATAAAGGCTTTATGTGGTTCGGCACCTACGATGGACTGAACCGCTACGACGGCAACGTGTTTAAGGTATTCCGCAATAATTTCAACGACAGCAGCTCCCTGGTCAACAACTGGGTACTGACTATCAATGAAGATGTTCAGCATAAGCTATGGGTGGGTACCCGCCAGGGATTGAATGTCCTGGATAATGTTACCGGTAAGTTCAGCAGCGTATATTACCAGCTGCAAGGTTCGGGCAAAACAGCCAGGATTTCTGCTGTTGTCAGGGATATTAAGCGGGATGCCGGTGGCAATATGCTGATCGCCACCGAAAACCTTGGGCTGCTGATTTGTCCGGCAGGCAGCTACACCGCCCGGCAGGTACCGTTCTCCGATGGGAGCCGGCGCATAAATGCCTATGACGTGCCGGGTATCAGCATTGCGGATAATGGCGATACCTGGCTGCTGGTGCAGGGTAGAGGCTTGTGTATGCTGGATAAGAACGCAGGGCAGGTAAAGTTGATCAATAGCACCGTTGCCACAGCAGATTGTATCAAGGCCGACAAGGACTACCTCTGGATAGGTACACCCAACGGATTATGGAAATATAATATCGCAGCAAACCTGTACCAGGACTCATTTACAGAAGAAAATGGTAAACTGGCCTATAATAAGGTTGCAGGATTATATCTCGATAAATCCCAACAGTTGTGGGTGGCCACCAACGGTGGCGGGATCACGGTTATCCGCACTACAGATGGGGCGGTAACCGCGCAGATTCCCTGTGGTACCAATAATTATTCGCTTACCAGTAGCTCGGCCATCACCATCTTTGAAGACCTCGACGGCCGCAAATGGATAGGCACACTCAGGGGAGGGATTAATATCATCGATCCGAAGAAAGACCGCTTCCAGTCTGTGTTACAGGACACCCATCATCCGAACGGACTGGTCAGCAATTTCATATATGCTTTCTGTGAAACACCTGGCGGCGACATCTGGATAGGCACTGACGGTGGTGGGGTAAGCCGCTGGAACAGAGCTACCAGTGAGTTTACCAATTATGTACATCAAACCGGCAATGCTACAGCTCTCAGTGATAACTTTGTTACCAATATCCGCTGCGATGAAAACCAGCAGATCTGGATTTCTACCTTCTGGGGCGGTATCAATAGATATGATAGTAAAACCAATGCCTTCCGGCATTACAACCTGATAAACCCGGTATGCCGTACCGAAAGTAAAACAGTGTACCTCCTTTATAAAGATAGAAACAACGGCATCTGGGCCGGTACTTTCGGAAAGGGCGCCATCAACAGTGGCGCCTTGTACAGGTACGACAGCAGACAGGATAAGTTCCAGCTGTTTGATGCGACATTGCCGGACCTCTTCACCATGCAGGAAGACCGCGCCGGTAATATCTGGGCTGGAAATCTACGTAGTCTGATTAAAATAGATACACAAAATAAACACCATCAGGTATACACGCTGGGCAATCCTGTGCGCGCCATCCATGAAGATGCAGGCGGTAATTTCTGGGTAGGTACCGAAGGTGGTGGCCTGTTACGCTTTGATCCCGGTACAGGAAAGATCCTCCGGCGCTATACCACCAACGAAGGCCTCTGTAATAATGCCGTCCTGAATATCCTGGAAGATAAGGAGGGAAACCTCTGGATCAGCACCTTCTATGGCTTGTCGCGCTTCAATATCCAACAGCAGACATTTACCAATTTTTACCAGGGAGATGGACTGACAGGAGATCAGTTCAACTATAATGCCGCACTGGCGCTACGTTCCGGTGAACTGATGTTTGGTGGTATCAGGGGCATGAACATTTTCCATCCGGCAGATATTGTGCCTTCCGGTCAGCAACCCAAACTACTGTTTACGGATATACGAATAGACAACCAGCCTATGGGACAACGACCCGATTATATCAAAGATCGTATAGGCGACGAAGTTCACCGGCTGGAAGTACCCTATAGAAATGCTATTTTCTCCTTTGATTTTACCGCGCTCGATTTCTCTACGGCCAACAAAATTTCGTATGCCTATTATATGCAGGGCTGGGACAAATCCTGGAACCAGGCTGGCAATAACAGGATTGCGACCTACACACATCTGAGCAGTGGCCATTATACGTTCCGGGTGAAAAGCACCAACCCCGAAGGACAATGGATAGACAATGAAATCAGTATAGAGGTGATCGTATTACCGCCCTGGTACACGTCCTGGTGGGCGTTTCTGGTCTACCTGCTACTATTCCTGGGTGTGGTGTACATCTACCTGGTATATACTAACAGACAACGTAAACTGAAATACCAGGTGGCTTTTGCCAACATGCAAACGGAAAAGGAAAGAGAGTTGAACGAAAAGAAGATATCATTTTTTACCAATGTATCACATGAATTTCGTACGCCGCTGACGCTGATCATCAACCCCATAAAGGATATGATGGCAAAGGAAGAAGTGGTGGAACACCACCGGCAGGAGTTGAACCTCGTCTATAAAAATGCCCGCAGGCTGCTACGCCTCCTCGATCAGTTGCTGCTGTTCCGAAAGGCCGACAGTGATACAGACCATTTCAAACCGGCGCCGTTCAACTTTACGGAGCTTTGTCATGATGTATTTCAGTCCTTTGAGCAGCTGGCCCAATTAAGTAATATCACCTTTAATTTTTCGGCTAACACCGGGGAATTGTGGGTTTATGGAGATAGGGAGAAACTGGAGGTCGTGCTTTTTAACTTAGTGTCCAATGCCATGAAGTATACACCTCCCGGCGGAAAAGTCATGTTGAAGCTGCAACACCGGGAAGACACCCTTACTATTTTCATAGAAGACAGTGGCTGTGGTATCCCTGCGGGCACGGGCCATAAAATATTTGATAAGTTTTTCCGGGCAGAAGGAGAAGGCCAGCAGCCAGGCTTTGGTATTGGGTTGTACCTGGTGAAGCAATTCACGGAAATGCACCATGGCAAAGTAGATGTGGAAAGCAGGCAAGGAGGAGGCACCGTTTTCAGGATCACTTTTCCGGGTACTATCGTGCAGAAAAATAGCGGTACTAACGGAAACGACTATCCTGAAAAAAATAAGTACACACAAGAGATGACCGCCGAATTGGAAGAGAAGGAAGCAGGTACAGAGCAGGACCCCGGCGCTATCATCAGCCTTAAACGTACTATGCTCATTGTAGATGACGACCCGCAGATACGGCAGTACATTTCCGGCATGTTTAAGGCGGCCTTTCATATAGTGGAGGCAGGAGACGGGAAAGAGGGATTGGAAAAGGTGACTGCATTGGTACCTGATATCGTAATCAGTGATATTAAGATGCAGTTGATGTCGGGTATAGAGTTATGTAAAGCGATCAAGAAAAGTCCGGCCCTGAACCATATCCCGGTGATATTGCTGACCGGCAGTGCTGCGGAAGACAGTAAGCTGGAAAGTGCGTCCATCGGCGGTGATCATTATATCACCAAGCCATTTGAAAAGGACTACCTGATGGCCACCGTGCAAACCGTGCTGCAAACAATTGATAATCTTCGTAATTACTTCCTCAATGAAGTGACCCTCCGTAAAAATGAATTAAAGATCCCTGGCCAGTACCAGCAGTTTGTAGAAAGATGTATCGCCATTGTAGAGGAAAACCTGGATAATGATGCATTCAATATCAAGGTGCTGGCAAGGGAAATAGGTATGAGTCATTCTTCTGTTTATAAAAAGATAAGGGAAGTATCGGGTGAGTCGCTGCGGGGCTTTGTACGCTTTGTCAGGCTGCGAAAGGCGGCGGAGCTGATGATCAATACCAGTCTTAATGTAAATGAAATAGGATTCCAGGTAGGTATCAATGATGTGAAATATTTCCGGGAACAATTTAATAAGGTATTCGGGATGAACCCCTCCGAATATATCAGGAAATACCGGAAAGTATTTAGCCCAAAATTCAAACTGGAAAAACCCGGGAAAAAATCCTAAAACACCCCCCTTTTTATGCGATTACCCCCCTTATATAAGGGGGGAAACCACGCTTTCTTTGCAGGTAAGCAAGGGGGAACTCCATGCTGCTACCAACTTTCCAACTAAATCATTCTACGTTACATGAAAAGCATGAATTGTCCCTGCATTACAACCAAAATGCGCTGCACCCGATGAGGTGGCAGCAGAACAAACGGTGTTTCCCGACTGGTGGGATTACTGACAGCATATAATTATCCACGTTCAAATCCACTAAAAAAACGGATATGAAAAAATTCGTACCATCGAAATGCCCCCGATTACTGGGCACGTTATTATTTATTCTATTCTCCAACTTTCTATCGGCACAAACTAAAACAATCTCCGGAAAGGTAGTCAGTGAGGCATCCGGCGAGCCATTGATCGGCGCCACTATTATTGTCAAAGGTACCAACCTGGGTACCACCGCAGATAAAGACGGGATGTTCTCCCTGACGGTACCTGTTGCTGCCACTGAGCTGACTGTCAGTTACCTGAACTTTCAGAAGCAG
Protein-coding sequences here:
- a CDS encoding DUF4132 domain-containing protein, which gives rise to MNISVALTRTYAFTGHLTRAGKKIHHQLKDEIHRIENYTAHLREEPRDSWTTNYLKANDCDVSRLSYREWYPAYIVHPLTGVIGKQQIWLFSNETIAVAAIWTPEGFTSALGTVLHWIDEHTQVTLWRPADAYPGELAAWQNILTRQNIQQPVPQAFRENDFPVPYYIFW
- a CDS encoding ABC transporter permease, with the protein product METVKTYFFTDMRVMLGRSMRHVFRSLDTVITVTLMPVALMLLFVYVLGGAINAGTDKYVNYLLPGILLIAIANSAGYTSYRLFNDVQRGIFERFHTMPVARSAALWGHVLTSVISNILSLVVIVLVALVMGFRSSAGILAWLAIAGILTLFILMLTWIAAIPGLSAKTMDGAIAIAYPIHFLPLISSAFVPVKTMPAPVRAFAEHQPVTPIVETIRALLYQQPVGQQIWVALAWCIGIMLVAYVIAMRIYRQRT
- a CDS encoding ABC transporter ATP-binding protein — its product is MSQNHIAISVSGLIKSYKDVPVLTGVDFQVQSGNIFALLGPNGAGKTTIIKILSTLLQPDSGTAMVNGFDVVTQPDQVRQSISLTGQFAAIDEILTGRENLVMIARLRHLPQPQQIASDLLQRFGLTDAANRKAANYSGGMRRRLDIAMSLIGNPPLIFLDEPTTGLDPEARIVVWDIIKGLATAGTTVFLTTQYLEEAEQLADMIAILHGGSIIATGTLEALKKLFPPVKIQYIEQQPTLEEIFLSLVSTKK
- a CDS encoding pentapeptide repeat-containing protein; protein product: MEAKKIGNRISTARKKMNLSQAQLAERLFISPQAVGKWERGESVPDAITLSQLAKQLGVDLNYFSEQFATSSTTTVEAPAVQNTTENTPLNWDMSRGNWVDADFSGLKDLHEKFSSSNMKNCKFEGSDLSGLLLSGNTIDGCDFSGSNISNSQIGKSYFMQNRFNNCDLSAAKFLGCHIKHCNFSGANLTGTVFNISSIQQNDITDAQLTRTSFLSSDLTDLVINSTVQDCYFENSHFSRVTFQDATLLNTFFKCRTLKPIRFVNCRADKMTYEFLKNGKADVSGITLITA
- a CDS encoding aldo/keto reductase, which gives rise to MLKQVKLGSQGLVVPAIGLGCMGMTGMGEMDIYGKPDEKEAIRTLHRSLELGGNFLDTADLYGPLKNERLIAKAIQGGRDKWIIATKFGFEVNDQEQLTGAVNGKKAYVKLAAERSLKNLDTDYIDLYYLHRLDTNTPVEETVAAMGELVKEGKVRYIGLSEVASATIRKAHAVHPLTAVQSEYSLFEREIERLGILDTLEELGIGLVAYSPLGRGFISGDFKKPEDIPETDFRRHIPRFQGEQFYKNIALLRQIEAMAAEKQVTTSQLALAWVMAKGHVPIPGTKRVKYLEQNIAAVNIRLNSEELALLESIIPITAETGARMNESGMQQVNL
- a CDS encoding AraC family transcriptional regulator, which encodes MKDLSRVELRSISEYHSFYGLDKPMHPLVSVINYADFKQPSALHPHSLRYGIYSINLKKNFDGKVKYGQQYYDFDEGVMTFYAPSQVINIEDVGMKRPDGFTLIIHPDFLHGTNLMTKIHDYGFFSYAANEALLLSEREEQLVEGIFLNLQNEIGANTDVHTHDVVLSHIDLLLSYSNRFYNRQFITRKSANNTLVAKLEAVLHNYFTSGEVVKSGLPTVQYLAAQLNVSASYLGDMLRYHTGMNTQQHIQQVIIERAKELLTATNQSVAEIAYQIGFEHPQSFNKLFKSKTSLSPLQYRQTFN
- a CDS encoding alpha-L-arabinofuranosidase C-terminal domain-containing protein, yielding MRSIIIRRLLQTCCLLFICLPAFSQTTTFTVFADKPGADIQPTMYGIFFEDINMGADGGIYAELVKNRSFEFNQPLMGWKVEGKPVEGDILVLHSTDYNKSNPNFLRVHVGNRRKGELGLTNEGFKGMGVRKNITCHFSARYRTANAGITLHAELVTPDGKLIASAATAMSPGNGNWQTTNMELLPAEETPAARLTIWLEGNGTLDLDMISLFPANTWKNRPKGLRADMVQLLADMKPGFLRFPGGCIVEGKDLANRFQWKKTVGLIENRELIINRWNTEFSHRLTPDYFQSFGLGFFEYFQLAEDIGAAPLPILNCGMACQFNTAELVPMEELQPYIQDAIDLVEFANGPANSRWGKVRADMGHPEPFHLTMIGVGNENWGPQYIERAREFARQLKAAHPEIKLVFSSGTDPDGARFNFLNDTLRKMNADFIDEHYYRSPEWFLANASRYDNYPRTGSKVFAGEYAAHEPSSFVGASRNTARAAIAEAAFLTGLERNADVVEMASYAPLFANAEQWQWAPDLIWVNHLQVVGTPSYQVQKMYALNKGTQTLSLLSENIAVAGQDSIYASAVYDAHTREIIVKVVNAGAKPVTRNITVNTKRKLAGKVAVTTLSGNEPDAVNTFSQQPVMPVNSVVDINNKRISIELRPNSFSILKFGTR